The proteins below are encoded in one region of Archocentrus centrarchus isolate MPI-CPG fArcCen1 chromosome 13, fArcCen1, whole genome shotgun sequence:
- the LOC115790118 gene encoding olfactory receptor 142-like → MKNSTQFSYFTLGAYFEAGAFKYVYFLIIMLYISIISSNVLLIVVICVNRSLHEPMYMFLCSLFVNELYGSTGLFPFLLVQILSDVHTVSAPLCFLQVFCLYSYGSIEFFTLVVMSYDRYLAICCPLQYHTRMTSRKIVMIIALTWLCPFLGVNVLISLSVPLQLCGNIINKVYCDNYSIVKLACSDTTVNNIYGIVYTFTLVLLVILILYSYMRILKVCFSGSKQTRQKAVSTCTPHLASLLNFSCGAFFEIIQNRFDMRHVPNMLRIFLSLYWLTCQPLFSPVIYGLTLTKIQIVCKSVIGKMHPFTLCHN, encoded by the coding sequence ATGAAAAACTCTACACAGTTTTCATATTTCACTCTTGGTGCCTACTTTGAGGCTGGAGCTTTCAAGTATGtatattttctcattattaTGTTATATATTTCTATTATTAGTTCCAATGTCTTGCTGATTGTTGTTATCTGTGTGAACAGAAGCTTACATGAACCTATGTACATGTTTCTGTGCAGCCTGTTTGTAAATGAGCTGTATGGTAGTACAGGGCTGTTTCCATTCCTCCTGGTTCAGATCCTCTCTGATGTTCACActgtttctgctcctctgtgtttcTTGCAGGTTTTCTGTTTGTATTCTTATGGCAGCATTGAATTTTTTACCTTGGTCGTCATGTCTTATGACAGATATCTTGCCATCTGCTGTCCTCTTCAGTATCATACACGTATGACTTCTAGAAAGATTGTCATGATCATTGCTCTAACGTGGTTGTGCCCTTTTCTTGGAGtaaatgttttgatttctttgagtgttcctctgcagctgtgtggGAACATCATTAACAAAGTGTACTGTGACAACTACTCCATTGTTAAACTGGCCTGTTCAGACACCACGGTCAACAACATCTATGGAATagtttacacattcacattagttcttcttgtaattttaattctttattcTTACATGAGGATCCtcaaagtgtgtttttctggatCTAAACAGACCCGACAGAAAGCCGTCAGTACCTGCACACCTCACCTCGCTTCTCTGCTCAACTTCTCCTGCGGTGCCTTCTTTGAAATTATACAAAACAGATTTGATATGAGACACGTCCCAAATATGTTGCGTATTTTTTTATCATTGTATTGGCTCACGTGCCAACCACTCTTCAGTCCTGTAATCTATGGACTGACTCTGACCAAAATCCAAATTGTGTGTAAAAGTGTCATTGGTAAAATGCATCCTTTTACACTTTGTCACAACTGA
- the LOC115791139 gene encoding olfactory receptor 142-like has product MNSSQVSYFTLTAYLDSGALKYLLFTVVVFLYVFIIVANVLLIVVICVNRSLHEPMYMFLCSLFVNELYGSTGLFPFLLIQILSDVHTVFAPLCFLQIFCVHTYATVEFTNLAIMSYDRYLAICCPLQYHTHMNPSKISLLIALIWLYSFFGIIVLISLSAPLQLCGNIINKVYCDNYSIVKLACSDTTANNICGLISTSLTTICFVSLIFYTYMRILKVCFSGSKQTRQKAVSTCTPHLACLLNFSCGSFFEIVQSRFNMRHVPIMFRIFLSLYWLICPPLFNPVLYGLNLTKIRILCKSLMFGKM; this is encoded by the coding sequence tgttgtgtttttatatgtttttattattgttgccaATGTCTTGCTGATTGTGGTTATCTGTGTGAACAGAAGCTTACATGAACCTATGTACATGTTTCTGTGCAGCCTGTTTGTAAATGAGCTGTATGGTAGTACAGGGCTGTTTCCATTCCTCCTGATTCAGATCCTCTCTGATGTTCACACTGTTTTTGCTCCTCTGTGCTTCCTGCAGATTTTCTGTGTGCACACATATGCAACTGTAGAGTTCACTAACTTAGCCATCATGTCTTATGACAGATATCTTGCCATCTGCTGTCCTCTTCAatatcacacacatatgaacccTAGCAAGATATCCTTGCTTATTGCTCTAATTtggttatattcattttttGGGATAATAGTTTTGATTTCTCTGAGTGctcctctgcagctgtgtggGAACATCATTAACAAAGTGTACTGTGACAACTACTCCATTGTTAAACTGGCCTGTTCAGACACCACAGCCAACAACATCTGTGGGCTTATTTCCACTTCTCTCACAACAATATGCTTTGTGTCTTTGATTTTTTACACCTACATGAGGATCctgaaagtgtgtttttctggatCCAAACAGACCCGACAGAAAGCCGTCAGTACCTGCACACCTCACCTCGCTTGTCTGCTCAACTTTTCCTGTGGGTCCTTCTTTGAAATTGTACAAAGTAGATTCAACATGAGACATGTCCCAATTATGTTCCgtatttttttatcattatattGGCTCATATGCCCACCGCTCTTTAATCCTGTACTCTATGGACTGAATCTGACCAAAATCCGAATCCTATGTAAAAGTTTAATGTttggtaaaatgtaa